A DNA window from Leptolyngbya sp. KIOST-1 contains the following coding sequences:
- a CDS encoding endonuclease domain-containing protein, which translates to MVYCPVLYLPYNPVLKERARSLRRNMTPAEQTLWKQCLRHFPYRVLRQRPIDNFIVDFYCASLRLVIEVDGEYHASSEAQVRDAERTRILEGYGLQVIRFTNEQVLQEFEGVCTVLMALVEDPPDYSR; encoded by the coding sequence GTGGTTTATTGCCCTGTGCTCTATCTGCCCTACAACCCGGTTTTGAAAGAAAGGGCGCGATCGCTGCGCCGCAATATGACCCCAGCAGAGCAAACGCTGTGGAAGCAATGCCTGCGCCATTTTCCCTACCGGGTGCTGCGGCAGCGCCCCATCGACAATTTTATCGTGGATTTTTACTGCGCGTCCCTGCGCCTGGTGATTGAGGTCGATGGCGAGTACCATGCCTCGTCAGAAGCGCAGGTACGAGATGCGGAGCGCACGAGAATTTTAGAAGGCTATGGGTTGCAGGTAATTCGCTTTACCAATGAGCAGGTTTTGCAAGAGTTTGAGGGGGTTTGTACTGTGTTGATGGCGTTGGTGGAGGATCCCCCCGATTATTCTCGGTAA
- a CDS encoding transposase: MPRLPRQLCPGYCYHITIRCNNREFKLIRDECREILLYAIERCKGRYGFKLYALCIMSNHVHYLLEPQQPEDLPKIMHWLNWYTAMCFNRMLNRTGHFWEKRYHSTGFPNTDHRRALNTLRYIHANPKAAAMQQGFFYDYSNYGSYDRLTSDGLTQWHPAFLALGATLELCAAAYRRFCKRYKPKPKPEKRNHWGSKLLAQIKARSKLKKKTPGQKSLWDEWNAPAAEIRKVAEKFVLANCLNPDVVRLRFEPP, encoded by the coding sequence ATGCCGCGCCTGCCGCGTCAGCTCTGCCCAGGTTACTGCTACCACATCACCATTCGCTGCAACAATCGCGAGTTTAAGCTGATTCGTGACGAATGCCGCGAAATCTTGCTTTACGCCATTGAGCGATGTAAGGGGAGATATGGCTTTAAGCTCTATGCCCTGTGCATTATGAGCAATCATGTGCATTACTTGCTGGAGCCGCAGCAGCCGGAGGATTTGCCCAAGATCATGCACTGGCTGAACTGGTATACGGCCATGTGTTTCAATCGTATGTTGAACCGGACGGGGCACTTTTGGGAAAAACGGTACCACAGCACCGGGTTCCCCAACACCGACCATCGGCGGGCGCTGAATACGCTGCGCTACATCCACGCCAACCCCAAGGCGGCGGCGATGCAGCAGGGGTTTTTCTACGACTACAGCAACTACGGCAGCTACGACCGCTTGACCTCCGATGGGCTGACGCAGTGGCACCCGGCGTTTTTGGCGCTGGGGGCAACGCTGGAGCTGTGTGCGGCGGCGTATCGAAGGTTTTGTAAGCGCTACAAGCCGAAGCCGAAACCAGAGAAGCGCAACCACTGGGGTAGCAAGCTTTTGGCCCAAATTAAGGCGCGGAGCAAGCTGAAGAAAAAGACGCCGGGGCAAAAAAGCCTGTGGGATGAGTGGAATGCCCCAGCGGCGGAAATTCGCAAAGTGGCAGAGAAGTTTGTGCTGGCGAATTGTTTGAATCCAGATGTGGTGCGTTTGCGGTTTGAGCCGCCTTAG
- a CDS encoding GUN4 domain-containing protein — protein sequence MPISWAENLLQAGRLLVMLDGFDEVAEAQRPAVSQWITVQMQTYPQAVFLLTSRPTAYDTDYPAEKVQTPLAVQPFDDDQRRRFVEQWYLCQERFHRGNRLTPDVKEAAKQRADNLLSQIENRKELESMAENPLMLNMIAMFHRSYPNEQLPQRQAELYRGICKLQLGDRPMAKRVDLPLPAEASQAVLQTVALAMVQAEQQVIPVDDLLDLIQQGLAEQDETVAPCPFLQTIERVSELLVKKDDGYEFAHRSFQEYLAATAIKDQGQEALLLQHFEEEYWKGTILLYVAQVNPANLLKAVYRRSHTAASLAYDCLRVTRRRLDDDLVADIKIRRFGQLEEYLQQGQWKGADLETWSLMLQTYGKEWGQLLYPSELLNFPCPDLLQIDGLWVKYSQGKWGFSVQKRIYVECGGKPDGQYPGDKIWKEFGDRVGWRAEGKWIYDYDSLNLDLTLSPEGELEFPWEFPYRPCRVF from the coding sequence ATGCCGATTTCCTGGGCCGAAAACCTGCTGCAAGCCGGACGCCTGCTGGTGATGCTCGACGGCTTTGACGAAGTGGCCGAAGCCCAGCGCCCTGCGGTCAGCCAGTGGATCACCGTTCAAATGCAAACCTATCCCCAGGCGGTGTTTTTGCTCACCTCGCGCCCCACCGCCTACGACACCGACTACCCCGCCGAAAAGGTGCAGACCCCCCTGGCCGTACAACCCTTTGACGACGACCAGCGCCGCCGTTTTGTGGAGCAGTGGTACCTGTGCCAGGAGCGGTTTCACCGGGGCAATCGCCTCACCCCCGACGTAAAAGAAGCGGCTAAGCAGCGGGCCGACAACCTGCTCAGCCAAATCGAGAATCGCAAAGAACTGGAGAGCATGGCCGAAAACCCGCTCATGCTCAACATGATCGCCATGTTTCACCGCAGCTACCCCAACGAGCAACTGCCCCAGCGCCAGGCCGAGCTATATCGCGGCATTTGCAAGCTGCAACTGGGCGATCGCCCCATGGCCAAACGAGTAGACCTGCCCCTGCCCGCCGAGGCCAGCCAGGCGGTGCTGCAAACGGTGGCCCTGGCCATGGTGCAGGCCGAACAGCAGGTGATCCCTGTGGATGATTTGCTCGATCTGATCCAGCAGGGTTTGGCCGAGCAGGACGAAACCGTCGCCCCCTGCCCGTTTCTTCAAACCATTGAGCGGGTAAGCGAACTGCTGGTGAAAAAAGACGACGGTTACGAATTTGCCCACCGCAGCTTTCAAGAATACCTGGCCGCCACCGCAATCAAAGACCAGGGCCAAGAAGCCCTGCTCTTGCAGCACTTTGAGGAAGAATATTGGAAAGGCACCATTTTGCTCTACGTGGCCCAGGTCAACCCCGCCAACTTGCTCAAGGCCGTCTATCGCCGCAGCCACACCGCCGCATCCCTGGCCTACGACTGCCTGCGCGTTACCCGCCGCCGCCTGGATGATGATCTGGTGGCGGATATTAAAATCCGCCGCTTTGGCCAGCTAGAGGAGTATTTGCAGCAGGGGCAGTGGAAAGGGGCTGACCTCGAAACCTGGAGCTTGATGCTGCAAACCTACGGCAAAGAGTGGGGGCAGCTTCTTTACCCCAGTGAGCTACTGAATTTTCCCTGTCCAGATTTGCTCCAGATAGATGGGCTGTGGGTGAAGTATAGCCAGGGGAAATGGGGCTTTAGTGTACAGAAGCGTATCTATGTAGAGTGCGGCGGCAAGCCGGACGGGCAGTATCCAGGTGATAAGATTTGGAAAGAATTTGGCGATCGCGTCGGCTGGCGCGCAGAAGGCAAGTGGATATACGACTATGACTCTCTCAACCTCGACCTTACTTTATCTCCCGAGGGAGAATTGGAGTTCCCTTGGGAGTTCCCTTACCGACCTTGTAGGGTTTTTTGA
- a CDS encoding arsenic resistance protein, with the protein MSTRQPAAAPVAGGQLNIFERYLTLWVLLCIAAGIALGRLLPGVAIALDAMSIYQVSVPIAICLFFMMYPIMVKIDFAQAKRAAQTPRPVLLTLAVNWLIKPFTND; encoded by the coding sequence ATGTCCACCAGACAGCCTGCCGCTGCCCCAGTCGCCGGGGGACAGCTCAACATTTTCGAGCGCTACCTCACCCTGTGGGTGCTGCTGTGCATTGCGGCTGGCATTGCCCTGGGGCGGCTGCTGCCCGGGGTGGCGATCGCCCTGGATGCCATGAGCATCTACCAGGTGTCGGTACCGATCGCCATCTGTCTCTTTTTCATGATGTACCCGATCATGGTGAAGATCGACTTTGCCCAGGCCAAGCGGGCGGCCCAAACCCCCCGGCCCGTGCTACTCACCCTGGCGGTGAACTGGCTGATCAAACCCTTCACTAATGACTGA
- a CDS encoding DMT family transporter, whose amino-acid sequence MAIAFYQDLFAFLCLLLVTPLASLALTPQDLGLLLVLGVLCTAVAHTLFIESLAVLRAQTASVISGLEPVYGIALAALLLGEVPVPRTLVGGAIILGTTLWASLPDKSLEAPP is encoded by the coding sequence GTGGCGATCGCCTTTTACCAGGACCTGTTTGCCTTCCTCTGCCTGCTGCTGGTCACCCCCCTGGCCAGCCTGGCCCTGACACCCCAGGACCTGGGCCTGCTGCTGGTGCTGGGGGTGCTGTGTACCGCCGTCGCCCACACATTATTTATTGAGAGTTTGGCGGTGCTGCGAGCCCAGACCGCTAGCGTGATCAGCGGCCTGGAGCCGGTCTACGGCATTGCCCTGGCGGCCCTGCTGCTGGGGGAAGTGCCCGTCCCCCGCACCCTGGTCGGCGGCGCGATTATTTTGGGCACCACCCTCTGGGCCAGCCTGCCCGACAAGAGCCTGGAGGCCCCGCCCTAG
- a CDS encoding ISAs1 family transposase produces MRRHWLLDGVEHLINAERWVGLKRVGLVEAERRILGQPPTIEQRYYLVSFDGDVQRFAQGVRSHWGIENQLHWVLDVAFHEDASRIRKDHAPANLAVVRHIALNLLRQDAFAKGGIKAKRLQAGWDNDYLIRLLSS; encoded by the coding sequence ATCCGCCGCCACTGGTTGCTCGATGGGGTCGAGCACCTCATCAACGCTGAGCGCTGGGTTGGCTTAAAACGCGTTGGCCTCGTGGAGGCTGAACGCCGTATCCTCGGTCAACCCCCGACCATTGAGCAGCGCTACTATCTCGTTAGTTTTGACGGCGATGTCCAACGCTTTGCCCAAGGGGTGCGCAGCCACTGGGGTATTGAAAACCAGCTCCACTGGGTGCTCGATGTCGCCTTCCACGAAGATGCCTCTCGAATTCGTAAAGACCACGCCCCCGCTAATCTGGCCGTCGTCCGTCACATCGCCCTCAATCTGCTGCGTCAGGACGCTTTTGCCAAAGGGGGTATCAAGGCTAAACGCTTGCAAGCAGGATGGGATAATGACTACCTAATTCGGCTACTCTCCTCCTGA
- a CDS encoding AbrB/MazE/SpoVT family DNA-binding domain-containing protein, which translates to MKAQIGQWGNSLALRIPKYIHEALHLKLNDAVECSVEDGKLVITPLQALPELSLDELLAEVTEPSEPEVDWGSPMGHEVW; encoded by the coding sequence ATGAAAGCTCAGATTGGTCAATGGGGCAATTCGCTGGCGTTGCGAATTCCCAAATACATTCACGAAGCGCTGCATCTCAAGCTCAACGATGCGGTGGAGTGCTCTGTCGAAGACGGCAAGCTGGTTATCACTCCCCTGCAAGCCTTGCCGGAATTAAGTCTGGACGAGCTTCTGGCCGAAGTCACTGAACCCTCTGAACCCGAGGTGGACTGGGGTAGCCCCATGGGCCATGAGGTTTGGTAG
- a CDS encoding type II toxin-antitoxin system PemK/MazF family toxin → MYVPQRGDFIWLRFDPQAGHEQIGNRPALVVSHDRFNAKLGFAVVCPISNTQRQNPFYIPIPTGNPVTGVIMADQLRSLDFKARQAQFIAHCPNLLLQDVLRRIKPILF, encoded by the coding sequence GTGTACGTTCCCCAGCGTGGCGACTTTATCTGGCTCAGGTTTGATCCCCAAGCCGGGCATGAGCAAATAGGCAATCGCCCAGCGCTGGTGGTGAGCCACGATCGCTTTAATGCCAAATTGGGCTTCGCCGTTGTTTGCCCCATCAGCAATACCCAGCGTCAGAACCCCTTTTATATCCCCATCCCAACGGGCAACCCTGTGACCGGGGTGATTATGGCTGACCAACTGCGATCGCTCGACTTCAAAGCTAGACAGGCTCAGTTCATCGCCCACTGCCCCAACCTGTTGCTCCAGGATGTGCTGAGGCGAATCAAGCCCATCTTGTTTTAA
- the speA gene encoding biosynthetic arginine decarboxylase, which translates to MNMAQQPPLSQSSPPSSHRLRRATLETMLQSAETVAAPWTIEDSEELYRIHSWGEPYFSINADGHITVSPRGDRGGSLDLFDLVEAIKQRNLNLPLLIRFSDILEDRIERINASFAKAIARYKYSGVYRGVFPVKCNQQRQLLEDVVRFGRPYQFGLEAGSKPELLIALATLDTPGALLICNGYKDRDYIETAMLGQRLGQQPIIVIEQMNELAIAIEASQRLGIRPVLGVRAKLSTKGSGRWGISAGDRAKFGLTVPEILAVVDRLREADMLDCLQLLHFHIGSQISAISVVKEALREASRIYVELAELGAGMRYLDVGGGLAVDYDGSKTTFYASKNYSTQNYANDVVAEVQEACRIKGIPVPTLVSESGRALVSHQSVLVFDVLGSSDAPSHEEVEVPGDDDHVILRELYEIHQNLTAHTVQELYNDAVQFKEEAISLFNFGYLSLSARARAERLFWACCRKALLVVSDADYVPEDIEELNLSMASIYYINLSVFQSMPDTWAIEQLFPILPIHRLNEEPNCRGTLADLTCDSDGKITTFIDLRDVKHVLELHALKPEQPYYLGMFLGGAYQEIMGNLHNLFGDTNAVHIHMTPKGYQVEQVVKGDTMTEVLGYVQYDAEDMIENIRRRSERALQDNRITLQESQLLIQHYERSLSQYTYLA; encoded by the coding sequence ATGAATATGGCCCAGCAACCGCCTCTGTCCCAGAGTTCTCCGCCGTCCTCCCACCGCCTGCGCCGGGCAACCCTAGAGACCATGCTGCAATCCGCCGAAACCGTGGCCGCGCCCTGGACGATCGAAGACAGCGAAGAACTCTACCGCATCCACAGCTGGGGCGAGCCCTACTTTTCCATCAATGCCGATGGCCATATTACGGTGTCGCCCCGGGGCGATCGCGGCGGCTCTTTGGACCTGTTTGACCTGGTGGAGGCGATCAAGCAGCGCAACCTTAACCTGCCCCTGCTGATCCGCTTTTCCGACATTCTCGAAGACCGTATCGAGCGCATCAACGCCAGCTTTGCCAAGGCGATCGCCCGCTACAAGTACTCCGGCGTCTACCGGGGGGTGTTTCCGGTCAAGTGCAACCAGCAGCGGCAGCTGCTGGAAGATGTGGTGCGCTTTGGCCGCCCCTACCAGTTTGGCCTGGAGGCGGGCTCTAAGCCCGAGCTGCTGATTGCCCTGGCCACCCTCGATACCCCCGGTGCCCTGCTGATCTGCAACGGCTACAAGGACAGGGACTACATCGAGACCGCCATGCTGGGGCAGCGGCTGGGCCAGCAGCCGATTATCGTCATCGAGCAGATGAACGAACTGGCGATCGCGATCGAGGCCAGCCAGCGCCTGGGCATTCGCCCGGTGCTCGGGGTGCGGGCCAAGCTCAGCACCAAGGGTAGCGGTCGCTGGGGGATTTCGGCGGGCGATCGGGCCAAGTTTGGCCTGACGGTACCCGAAATTCTAGCCGTGGTGGACCGGCTGCGGGAGGCCGACATGCTCGACTGCCTCCAGTTACTCCACTTCCACATCGGCTCCCAGATCTCCGCCATCAGCGTGGTCAAAGAGGCCCTGCGGGAGGCCAGCCGCATCTACGTGGAACTGGCGGAGCTGGGGGCGGGCATGCGCTACCTGGATGTGGGCGGCGGTCTGGCGGTGGACTACGACGGCTCCAAAACCACCTTCTACGCCTCGAAGAACTACAGCACCCAGAACTACGCCAACGACGTGGTGGCCGAAGTCCAGGAGGCCTGCCGGATCAAGGGCATCCCGGTGCCCACCCTGGTCAGCGAGAGCGGGCGGGCGCTGGTGTCCCACCAGTCGGTGCTGGTGTTCGATGTGCTGGGCAGCAGCGATGCCCCCTCCCACGAGGAAGTGGAGGTGCCCGGCGACGACGACCACGTGATTTTGCGCGAGCTGTACGAGATCCACCAGAACCTCACCGCCCACACCGTGCAGGAGCTGTACAACGACGCAGTGCAATTTAAAGAAGAGGCGATCAGCCTGTTCAACTTTGGCTACCTCAGCCTGTCGGCGCGGGCGCGGGCGGAGCGGCTGTTCTGGGCCTGCTGCCGCAAGGCGCTGTTGGTGGTCAGCGATGCTGACTACGTGCCCGAGGACATTGAGGAGCTAAACCTGAGCATGGCCTCGATCTACTACATCAACCTGTCGGTGTTCCAGTCCATGCCCGACACCTGGGCGATCGAGCAGTTGTTCCCGATTTTGCCCATCCACCGGCTCAACGAGGAGCCCAACTGTCGGGGCACCCTGGCGGACCTGACCTGCGACAGCGACGGCAAAATCACCACCTTCATCGACCTGCGGGACGTCAAGCACGTGCTGGAACTCCACGCCCTGAAGCCTGAGCAGCCCTACTACCTGGGCATGTTTTTGGGTGGGGCCTACCAGGAAATCATGGGCAACCTGCACAACCTGTTTGGCGACACCAACGCCGTCCACATCCACATGACCCCCAAGGGCTACCAGGTGGAACAGGTGGTGAAGGGCGACACCATGACCGAGGTGCTGGGCTATGTGCAGTACGACGCCGAAGACATGATCGAGAACATTCGCAGGCGATCGGAGCGGGCCCTGCAGGACAACCGCATTACCCTCCAGGAGTCGCAGCTGCTGATTCAGCACTACGAGCGCAGCCTCAGCCAGTACACCTACCTGGCCTAG
- the arsB gene encoding ACR3 family arsenite efflux transporter yields the protein MSTRQPAAAPVAGGQLNIFERYLTLWVLLCIAAGIALGRLLPGVAIALDAMSIYQVSVPIAICLFFMMYPIMVKIDFAQAKRAAQTPRPVLLTLAVNWLIKPFTMVLFAQVFLGGLFRPLLAGTEILRGGEIALADSYIAGTILLGIAPCTAMVLMWGYLSFSNQGLTLVMVAINSLAMLFLYAPLGRWLLAANNLVVPWQTIVLSVLVYVGLPLLAGAISRSWILRHRGRAWFDQVFLKYLSPVAVVALLTTLVLLFALKGDLIVRNPLHILLIAVPLFLQTNFIFLISYLAAQKLGLDYEDAAPAALIGASNHFEVAIATAVTLFGLNSGAALATVVGVLIEVPVMLMLVKVCQRTAFWFPRHPEKATLPDPRCIKPLG from the coding sequence ATGTCCACCAGACAGCCTGCCGCTGCCCCAGTCGCCGGGGGACAGCTCAACATTTTCGAGCGCTACCTCACCCTGTGGGTGCTGCTGTGCATTGCGGCTGGCATTGCCCTGGGGCGGCTGCTGCCCGGGGTGGCGATCGCCCTGGATGCCATGAGCATCTACCAGGTGTCGGTACCGATCGCCATCTGTCTCTTTTTCATGATGTACCCGATCATGGTGAAGATCGACTTTGCCCAGGCCAAGCGGGCGGCCCAAACCCCCCGGCCCGTGCTACTCACCCTGGCGGTGAACTGGCTGATCAAACCCTTCACTATGGTGCTGTTTGCCCAGGTCTTTCTGGGCGGGCTGTTTCGGCCCCTGCTGGCGGGCACCGAGATTCTGCGCGGCGGCGAGATTGCCCTGGCCGATTCGTACATTGCCGGGACCATTCTGCTGGGCATTGCCCCCTGCACCGCCATGGTGCTGATGTGGGGCTACCTGTCCTTCAGCAACCAGGGGCTGACCCTGGTGATGGTGGCAATCAACTCCCTGGCCATGCTATTTCTGTACGCCCCCCTGGGTCGGTGGCTGCTGGCGGCCAACAATCTGGTGGTGCCCTGGCAAACCATTGTGCTGTCGGTGCTGGTCTACGTAGGTCTGCCCCTGCTGGCGGGGGCGATCTCCCGCAGCTGGATCTTGCGCCACAGGGGCAGGGCCTGGTTTGATCAGGTGTTTCTCAAGTACCTCAGCCCGGTGGCGGTGGTGGCCCTACTGACCACCCTGGTGCTGCTGTTTGCCCTCAAGGGCGACCTGATCGTGCGCAATCCGCTGCACATCCTGCTGATTGCGGTGCCCCTGTTCCTGCAGACCAACTTTATTTTCTTGATCTCCTACCTGGCGGCGCAAAAGCTAGGGCTGGACTACGAAGATGCCGCCCCCGCCGCCCTGATTGGGGCCAGCAACCACTTTGAAGTGGCGATCGCCACCGCAGTCACCCTGTTTGGCCTCAACTCCGGGGCCGCCCTGGCCACCGTCGTCGGCGTGCTGATCGAGGTGCCGGTGATGCTGATGCTGGTGAAAGTTTGCCAGCGCACCGCCTTCTGGTTTCCCCGCCACCCCGAAAAAGCCACCCTGCCCGACCCCCGCTGCATTAAGCCCCTGGGCTAG
- a CDS encoding DMT family transporter, translating into MARPSTALWQVHASVFLFGLSGLFGKFLALPATAIVLGRTGFATLALGLVLAVGRQAVKLRSLRDGLGMVLLGGLLAFHWVSFFHSIQLATVAIGLLTFSSFPVFVTVLEPLLFKTPWRWRDGAIAALVVLGVALVIPEYRLGSDTTLGAIWGLLSGLSFALLQLLNKGYRKRYGAVAIAFYQDLFAFLCLLLVTPLASLALTPQDLGLLLVLGVLCTAVAHTLFIESLAVLRAQTASVISGLEPVYGIALAALLLGEVPVPRTLVGGAIILGTTLWASLPDKSLEAPP; encoded by the coding sequence ATGGCTCGCCCTAGCACCGCCCTGTGGCAGGTTCACGCATCGGTTTTTTTGTTTGGGCTGTCGGGGCTGTTTGGCAAGTTTTTGGCCCTGCCCGCCACGGCGATCGTGCTGGGGCGCACCGGGTTTGCCACCCTGGCCCTGGGGTTGGTGCTGGCGGTGGGGCGGCAGGCGGTGAAGCTGCGATCGCTCCGAGACGGGCTGGGCATGGTGCTGCTGGGGGGGCTGCTGGCCTTCCACTGGGTCAGCTTTTTCCACAGCATTCAGCTGGCAACGGTGGCGATCGGGCTGCTCACCTTCTCCAGCTTTCCGGTGTTTGTCACGGTGCTGGAGCCGCTGCTGTTTAAAACCCCCTGGCGCTGGCGGGATGGGGCGATCGCGGCGCTGGTCGTCCTCGGCGTGGCCCTGGTGATTCCCGAATACCGGCTGGGGTCAGATACCACCCTGGGAGCGATCTGGGGACTGCTGTCGGGGCTGTCCTTTGCGCTGCTGCAGCTGCTCAACAAAGGCTACCGAAAGCGGTATGGGGCAGTGGCGATCGCCTTTTACCAGGACCTGTTTGCCTTCCTCTGCCTGCTGCTGGTCACCCCCCTGGCCAGCCTGGCCCTGACACCCCAGGACCTGGGCCTGCTGCTGGTGCTGGGGGTGCTGTGTACCGCCGTCGCCCACACATTATTTATTGAGAGTTTGGCGGTGCTGCGAGCCCAGACCGCTAGCGTGATCAGCGGCCTGGAGCCGGTCTACGGCATTGCCCTGGCGGCCCTGCTGCTGGGGGAAGTGCCCGTCCCCCGCACCCTGGTCGGCGGCGCGATTATTTTGGGCACCACCCTCTGGGCCAGCCTGCCCGACAAGAGCCTGGAGGCCCCGCCCTAG
- a CDS encoding phage holin family protein has protein sequence MLIGFLISVVILAISLLIISKIPPIGVEIDSPIKALLGGAIIGAFNGFWGFFPGAVRGFFAIISLGLIPLIGAIIVFGLAAWLIEGFRLRYGIWSAILGAIALAIISSILNFILQSVGLMAV, from the coding sequence ATGCTGATCGGATTTTTAATTAGCGTTGTTATTCTGGCTATCAGCCTGCTGATCATTTCCAAAATTCCCCCCATCGGAGTTGAGATCGACAGCCCGATCAAAGCGCTACTGGGCGGTGCCATCATTGGCGCATTCAACGGCTTTTGGGGCTTCTTCCCCGGTGCGGTGCGCGGCTTCTTTGCCATCATCAGCCTGGGCCTGATTCCGCTGATTGGGGCCATCATCGTGTTTGGCCTGGCCGCCTGGCTGATCGAGGGTTTCCGCCTCCGCTACGGGATCTGGAGCGCCATTCTGGGCGCGATCGCCCTGGCGATTATCAGCTCTATTCTCAACTTTATTCTGCAGTCGGTGGGCCTGATGGCGGTCTAG
- a CDS encoding bile acid:sodium symporter family protein, whose amino-acid sequence MESSFLTAVFLPLALFAVMLGMGLGLKVEDFTRVLVYPKAVIVGLLAQLVMLPLLGFGLASMFPLSPELAVGVMILAACPGGPTSNLITYLARGNVALSITLTALSSLITVFTIPLVVNLAMGAFMGEAAGLRLPFLATVIQIAVITVIPVALGMALHHYRPLLAARVERGVKWLSLALLGLIIAGLLVQQRAVVLGFFAQVGLVGLTLNLAAMALGYAVALAAQLDQSSATAVTVEVGMQNGTLAIAIASAPTLLNQPDLAIPAAIYSLIMFATGGAFAAWAMRRGDREKTLIG is encoded by the coding sequence ATGGAATCGAGCTTTTTGACGGCGGTATTTTTGCCCCTGGCCCTGTTTGCGGTCATGCTGGGCATGGGGCTGGGGCTGAAGGTTGAGGACTTTACGCGGGTGCTAGTGTATCCAAAGGCCGTAATCGTGGGGCTACTGGCACAGCTGGTGATGCTGCCTCTGTTGGGCTTTGGGCTGGCGTCAATGTTTCCGCTGAGCCCAGAGCTGGCGGTGGGGGTGATGATTTTGGCGGCCTGTCCCGGAGGGCCAACCTCAAACCTGATCACCTACCTGGCCCGGGGCAACGTTGCGCTTTCGATTACGCTGACCGCCCTCAGCAGTCTGATCACGGTCTTCACCATTCCCCTGGTGGTCAACCTGGCGATGGGAGCGTTTATGGGAGAGGCGGCGGGCCTGCGGCTGCCGTTCCTGGCCACGGTTATTCAAATTGCCGTGATCACAGTCATTCCGGTGGCCCTGGGCATGGCCCTGCACCACTATCGTCCCCTGCTTGCCGCTCGGGTGGAGCGCGGTGTGAAGTGGCTGTCTCTGGCACTGCTGGGGCTGATTATTGCAGGCCTGCTGGTGCAGCAGCGCGCGGTCGTCCTCGGCTTTTTTGCCCAGGTGGGCCTGGTGGGCCTGACGCTCAACCTGGCGGCAATGGCCCTGGGCTACGCTGTGGCCCTGGCCGCTCAGCTAGACCAGTCCAGCGCTACGGCGGTCACCGTGGAGGTGGGCATGCAAAACGGCACCCTGGCGATCGCGATCGCCAGCGCCCCCACCCTGCTCAACCAGCCAGACCTGGCCATTCCGGCGGCCATCTACAGCCTGATAATGTTTGCCACCGGGGGGGCGTTTGCCGCCTGGGCGATGCGGCGCGGCGATCGCGAGAAAACCCTAATCGGTTAG
- a CDS encoding c-type cytochrome, translating into MAPETLDEQTEDLSSLLKKAALIAVALVVAVVLSVVAVRYSQAADPYIHTVLSLDGNGNRGEAIFKMNCAVCHGIEATGEVGPKLVGVSDHKTKVALIRQVISGQTPPMPQFQPEPQDMADLLNYLERL; encoded by the coding sequence TTGGCACCAGAGACCTTAGACGAGCAGACTGAAGACCTCAGCAGCCTGCTAAAGAAGGCTGCACTGATTGCGGTAGCGCTCGTGGTGGCGGTCGTCCTGAGCGTCGTTGCCGTCCGCTACTCCCAGGCAGCCGATCCCTATATCCACACGGTGTTGTCGCTGGATGGCAACGGCAACCGGGGGGAGGCCATCTTTAAAATGAACTGCGCCGTCTGCCACGGTATTGAGGCGACCGGAGAAGTAGGACCCAAGCTGGTCGGCGTCTCCGACCACAAAACCAAGGTGGCCCTGATCCGGCAGGTGATCAGTGGTCAGACCCCGCCCATGCCCCAGTTTCAGCCGGAGCCGCAGGATATGGCCGATCTGCTGAATTACCTGGAACGCCTTTAA